One genomic region from Accipiter gentilis chromosome Z, bAccGen1.1, whole genome shotgun sequence encodes:
- the RNF20 gene encoding E3 ubiquitin-protein ligase BRE1A isoform X1, translating to MGEELRESRSLYASATMSGIGNKRAAGEPGPSAPPEKKAGVEDSGTTVETIKLGGVSSTEEMDIRTLQTKNRKLAEMLDQRQAIEDELREHIEKLERRQATDDASLLIINRYWNQFDENIRIILKRFDLDQGLGDLLSERKALVVPEPEPDSDSNQERKDERERGEGLEPAFSFLATLASSTSEEIESQLQERVESSRRAVAQIVTMYDKLQEKVDVLSHKLNSGDISLMEEAVLELNTYLSHENGRLQELADVLQEKHRIMSQEFSKLQERVETAESRVSVLETMIDDLQWDIDKIRKREQRLNRHLADVLERVNSKGYKVYGAGSSLYGGTITINARKFEEMNAELEENKELAGNRLSELEELRQDLEEVTTQNEKLKVELRRAVEEAVKETPEYRCMQSQFSVLYNESLQLKAHLDEARTLLHGTRTTHQRQVELIERDEVSLHKKLRTEVIQLEDTLAQVRKEYEMLRIEFEQTLAANEQAGPINREMRHLISSLQNHNHQLKGEVLRYKRKLREAQSDLSKIRSRSGSALLQSQSSTEDTKEEPPEIKQEPDDPSAQVTAPKPASEDVNEMKARRDEEERERERREREREREKEREKEREREKEKEKEKEREREKQKQKESEKERESKEKEKGKHEDGRKKEAEVIKQLKAELKKAQESQKEMKLLLDMYRSAPKEQRDKVQLMAAEKKAKAELEELRQRVKELEDKEKKESKKMADEDALRKIRAVEEQIEYLQKKLAMAKQEEEALLSEMDVTGQAFEDMQEQNIRLMQQLREKDDANFKLMSERIKSNQIHKLLKEEKEELADQVLTLKTQVDAQLQVVRKLEEKEHLLQSSIGTGEKELGLRTQALEMNKRKAMDAAQLADDLKAQLELAQKKLHDFQDEIVENRVTREKEMFNFKRAEEDISRLRRKLETTKKPDMVPNCDEILMEEIKDYKARLTCPCCNMRKKDAVLTKCFHVFCFECVKTRYDTRQRKCPKCNAAFGANDFHRIYIG from the exons ATGGGG GAAGAACTTAGAGAAAGCAGAAGTCTATATGCTTCAGCCACCATGTCTGGAATTGGTAATAAACGGGCAGCTGGAGAGCCTGGCCCTTCTGCACCTCCAGAGAAGAAGGCAGGGGTTGAAGATTCAGGGACCACAGTGGAGACCATTAAGCTCGGTGGCGTTTCTTCAACG GAGGAGATGGACATCCGGACCCTACAGACCAAGAACCGGAAACTAGCAGAGATGCTGGACCAGCGGCAAGCCATTGAAGATGAGCTACGGGAGCACATTGAGAAGCTGGAGCGTCGGCAGGCCACCGACGATGCCTCTCTGCTGATTATCAATCGATACTGGAATCAG TTTGATGAAAATATCCGCATCATCCTTAAACGCTTCGACCTAGACCAAGGTCTTGGAGACCTTTTGTCTGAAAGAAAAGCGCTGGTCGTACCAGAACCTGAACCAGACTCGGACAGTAATCAGGAGCGCAAAGATGAGAGGGAACGAG GTGAAGGACTGGAGCCGGCGTTCTCCTTCCTAGCCACTCTAGCCAGCAGCACTAGTGAAGAGATAGAATCTCAGCTGCAGGAGCGTGTAGAGTCCTCCCGCCGTGCGGTTGCCCAGATTGTGACAATGTACGACAAGCTGCAGGAGAAAGTGGATGTGCTGTCCCACAAGCTGAATAGTGGAG ATATTTCATTGATGGAAGAAGCAGTCCTGGAGCTTAACACCTACCTCTCCCATGAAAATGGACGGCTGCAGGAGCTCGCTGATGTTCTTCAGGAGAAGCACCGAATCATGTCTCAGGAG TTCTCCAAGCTGCAGGAGAGAGTGGAGACAGCAGAATCTCGTGTGTCTGTTTTGGAGACTATGATTGATGACCTTCAGTGGGATATTGACAAGATACGTAAGAGAGAGCAGAGACTCAACCGGCACTTAGCGGATGTTCTGGAACGA GTAAATTCCAAAGGCTACAAAGTGTATGGAGCTGGGAGCAGCCTCTATGGGGGCACAATCACCATAAATGCCCGCAAG TTTGAGGAGATGAATGCAGAGCTGGAAGAGAACAAAGAGCTTGCTGGGAATCGCCTCAGTGAGTTGGAGGAACTACGCCAGGATCTTGAGGAAGTAACAACACAGAATGAAAAACTCAAG GTTGAGCTGCGACGAGCAGTGGAAGAGGCTGTGAAGGAGACCCCAGAATATCGCTGCATGCAGTCccaattttctgttttgtataaTGAGAGTCTCCAGCTGAAGGCACATCTTGATGAGGCCCGCACTCTGCTTCATGGCACCCGCACCACACACCAGCGCCAAGTGGAACTAATCGAG AGGGACGAGGTCAGCCTTCACAAGAAACTACGCACAGAAGTGATTCAGCTAGAGGACACCCTGGCACAAGTCCGCAAAGAATATGAGATGTTGAGGATAGAGTTTGAACAGACGCTTGCTGCCAATGAACAAGCAG GCCCAATTAATCGGGAGATGCGTCATCTCATCAGCAGCCTTCAAAATCACAACCACCAGCTGAAGGGAGAGGTGTTAAGATACAAGCGCAAACTGAGAGAGGCCCAATCTGACTTGAGCAAG ATCCGCTCGCGCAGTGGTAGTGCTCTCTTACAGTCCCAGTCCAGCACTGAAGACACAAAGGAGGAACCTCCAGAGATCAAGCAGGAACCTGATGATCCTTCTGCCCAAGTGACTGCCCCCAAGCCTGCTTCTGAAGATGTTAATGAAATGAAGGCCAGGCGAGATGAAGAGGAACGGGAACGAGAGAGACGTGAGAGGGAGAGGGAAcgagagaaggaaagggaaaaagagagagagagagagaaagagaaggaaaaggaaaaggaacgaGAGcgggaaaagcaaaagcagaaggaatctgagaaagagagagagtccaaagagaaggagaaagggaagcatGAAGATGGAAGAAAGAAGGAGGCTGAAGTGATCAAGCAGCTGAAGGCTGAGCTCAA GAAGGCCCAGGAGAGCCAGAAGGAGATGAAACTGTTGCTAGATATGTACCGCTCTGCCCCCAAAGAGCAGAGAGACAAAGTGCAGCTGATGGCAGCTGAGAAGAAGGCAAAAGCTGAG CTGGAAGAACTGAGGCAGAGGGTGAAAGAATTGGAAGacaaggagaagaaggagagTAAAAAGATGGCTGATGAGGATGCCCTCCGCAAGATCCGAGCAGTGGAGGAACAAATTGAGTATTTACAGAAGAAACTAGCCATGGCTAAGCAG gaggaggaggccCTGCTGTCAGAAATGGATGTCACAGGCCAAGCCTTTGAAGACATGCAGGAGCAGAATATCCGCCTGATGCAGCAGCTGCGGGAGAAGGATGATGCCAACTTCAAGCTGATGTCAGAACGCATTAAGTCCAACCAGATCCACAAGCTgctgaaagaagagaaggaggagctGGCAGACCAAGTTTTGACACTGAAGACACAG GTGGATGCCCAACTGCAGGTTGTACGTaagctggaggagaaggaacaCTTACTGCAAAGCAGTATTGGAACAGGAGAGAAAGAACTAGGTCTCCGAACACAGGCCCTGGAGATGAACAAACGCAAG GCCATGGATGCAGCTCAGCTTGCGGATGATCTGAAAGCCCAGCTAGAGCTGGCTCAGAAGAAGTTACATGACTTCCAGGATGAGATTGTGGAAAACAGAGTAActagagagaaagaaatgttcaACTTCAAAAGGGCTGAG GAAGATATCTCTAGGTTACGCAGGAAGCTGGAGACCACCAAGAAGCCTGACATGGTTCCCAACTGTGATGAGATATTGATGGAAGAAATCAAGGATTACAAG GCCCGCCTGACCTGCCCATGCTGTAACATGCGCAAAAAGGATGCTGTGCTCACAAAGTGCTTTCATGTCTTCTGTTTTGAGTGTGTGAAAACACGCTATGACACCCGGCAGCGTAAGTGCCCCAAGTGCAATGCTGCCTTTGGTGCCAACGACTTCCATAGGATCTACATCGGTTGA
- the RNF20 gene encoding E3 ubiquitin-protein ligase BRE1A isoform X2: protein MSGIGNKRAAGEPGPSAPPEKKAGVEDSGTTVETIKLGGVSSTEEMDIRTLQTKNRKLAEMLDQRQAIEDELREHIEKLERRQATDDASLLIINRYWNQFDENIRIILKRFDLDQGLGDLLSERKALVVPEPEPDSDSNQERKDERERGEGLEPAFSFLATLASSTSEEIESQLQERVESSRRAVAQIVTMYDKLQEKVDVLSHKLNSGDISLMEEAVLELNTYLSHENGRLQELADVLQEKHRIMSQEFSKLQERVETAESRVSVLETMIDDLQWDIDKIRKREQRLNRHLADVLERVNSKGYKVYGAGSSLYGGTITINARKFEEMNAELEENKELAGNRLSELEELRQDLEEVTTQNEKLKVELRRAVEEAVKETPEYRCMQSQFSVLYNESLQLKAHLDEARTLLHGTRTTHQRQVELIERDEVSLHKKLRTEVIQLEDTLAQVRKEYEMLRIEFEQTLAANEQAGPINREMRHLISSLQNHNHQLKGEVLRYKRKLREAQSDLSKIRSRSGSALLQSQSSTEDTKEEPPEIKQEPDDPSAQVTAPKPASEDVNEMKARRDEEERERERREREREREKEREKEREREKEKEKEKEREREKQKQKESEKERESKEKEKGKHEDGRKKEAEVIKQLKAELKKAQESQKEMKLLLDMYRSAPKEQRDKVQLMAAEKKAKAELEELRQRVKELEDKEKKESKKMADEDALRKIRAVEEQIEYLQKKLAMAKQEEEALLSEMDVTGQAFEDMQEQNIRLMQQLREKDDANFKLMSERIKSNQIHKLLKEEKEELADQVLTLKTQVDAQLQVVRKLEEKEHLLQSSIGTGEKELGLRTQALEMNKRKAMDAAQLADDLKAQLELAQKKLHDFQDEIVENRVTREKEMFNFKRAEEDISRLRRKLETTKKPDMVPNCDEILMEEIKDYKARLTCPCCNMRKKDAVLTKCFHVFCFECVKTRYDTRQRKCPKCNAAFGANDFHRIYIG from the exons ATGTCTGGAATTGGTAATAAACGGGCAGCTGGAGAGCCTGGCCCTTCTGCACCTCCAGAGAAGAAGGCAGGGGTTGAAGATTCAGGGACCACAGTGGAGACCATTAAGCTCGGTGGCGTTTCTTCAACG GAGGAGATGGACATCCGGACCCTACAGACCAAGAACCGGAAACTAGCAGAGATGCTGGACCAGCGGCAAGCCATTGAAGATGAGCTACGGGAGCACATTGAGAAGCTGGAGCGTCGGCAGGCCACCGACGATGCCTCTCTGCTGATTATCAATCGATACTGGAATCAG TTTGATGAAAATATCCGCATCATCCTTAAACGCTTCGACCTAGACCAAGGTCTTGGAGACCTTTTGTCTGAAAGAAAAGCGCTGGTCGTACCAGAACCTGAACCAGACTCGGACAGTAATCAGGAGCGCAAAGATGAGAGGGAACGAG GTGAAGGACTGGAGCCGGCGTTCTCCTTCCTAGCCACTCTAGCCAGCAGCACTAGTGAAGAGATAGAATCTCAGCTGCAGGAGCGTGTAGAGTCCTCCCGCCGTGCGGTTGCCCAGATTGTGACAATGTACGACAAGCTGCAGGAGAAAGTGGATGTGCTGTCCCACAAGCTGAATAGTGGAG ATATTTCATTGATGGAAGAAGCAGTCCTGGAGCTTAACACCTACCTCTCCCATGAAAATGGACGGCTGCAGGAGCTCGCTGATGTTCTTCAGGAGAAGCACCGAATCATGTCTCAGGAG TTCTCCAAGCTGCAGGAGAGAGTGGAGACAGCAGAATCTCGTGTGTCTGTTTTGGAGACTATGATTGATGACCTTCAGTGGGATATTGACAAGATACGTAAGAGAGAGCAGAGACTCAACCGGCACTTAGCGGATGTTCTGGAACGA GTAAATTCCAAAGGCTACAAAGTGTATGGAGCTGGGAGCAGCCTCTATGGGGGCACAATCACCATAAATGCCCGCAAG TTTGAGGAGATGAATGCAGAGCTGGAAGAGAACAAAGAGCTTGCTGGGAATCGCCTCAGTGAGTTGGAGGAACTACGCCAGGATCTTGAGGAAGTAACAACACAGAATGAAAAACTCAAG GTTGAGCTGCGACGAGCAGTGGAAGAGGCTGTGAAGGAGACCCCAGAATATCGCTGCATGCAGTCccaattttctgttttgtataaTGAGAGTCTCCAGCTGAAGGCACATCTTGATGAGGCCCGCACTCTGCTTCATGGCACCCGCACCACACACCAGCGCCAAGTGGAACTAATCGAG AGGGACGAGGTCAGCCTTCACAAGAAACTACGCACAGAAGTGATTCAGCTAGAGGACACCCTGGCACAAGTCCGCAAAGAATATGAGATGTTGAGGATAGAGTTTGAACAGACGCTTGCTGCCAATGAACAAGCAG GCCCAATTAATCGGGAGATGCGTCATCTCATCAGCAGCCTTCAAAATCACAACCACCAGCTGAAGGGAGAGGTGTTAAGATACAAGCGCAAACTGAGAGAGGCCCAATCTGACTTGAGCAAG ATCCGCTCGCGCAGTGGTAGTGCTCTCTTACAGTCCCAGTCCAGCACTGAAGACACAAAGGAGGAACCTCCAGAGATCAAGCAGGAACCTGATGATCCTTCTGCCCAAGTGACTGCCCCCAAGCCTGCTTCTGAAGATGTTAATGAAATGAAGGCCAGGCGAGATGAAGAGGAACGGGAACGAGAGAGACGTGAGAGGGAGAGGGAAcgagagaaggaaagggaaaaagagagagagagagagaaagagaaggaaaaggaaaaggaacgaGAGcgggaaaagcaaaagcagaaggaatctgagaaagagagagagtccaaagagaaggagaaagggaagcatGAAGATGGAAGAAAGAAGGAGGCTGAAGTGATCAAGCAGCTGAAGGCTGAGCTCAA GAAGGCCCAGGAGAGCCAGAAGGAGATGAAACTGTTGCTAGATATGTACCGCTCTGCCCCCAAAGAGCAGAGAGACAAAGTGCAGCTGATGGCAGCTGAGAAGAAGGCAAAAGCTGAG CTGGAAGAACTGAGGCAGAGGGTGAAAGAATTGGAAGacaaggagaagaaggagagTAAAAAGATGGCTGATGAGGATGCCCTCCGCAAGATCCGAGCAGTGGAGGAACAAATTGAGTATTTACAGAAGAAACTAGCCATGGCTAAGCAG gaggaggaggccCTGCTGTCAGAAATGGATGTCACAGGCCAAGCCTTTGAAGACATGCAGGAGCAGAATATCCGCCTGATGCAGCAGCTGCGGGAGAAGGATGATGCCAACTTCAAGCTGATGTCAGAACGCATTAAGTCCAACCAGATCCACAAGCTgctgaaagaagagaaggaggagctGGCAGACCAAGTTTTGACACTGAAGACACAG GTGGATGCCCAACTGCAGGTTGTACGTaagctggaggagaaggaacaCTTACTGCAAAGCAGTATTGGAACAGGAGAGAAAGAACTAGGTCTCCGAACACAGGCCCTGGAGATGAACAAACGCAAG GCCATGGATGCAGCTCAGCTTGCGGATGATCTGAAAGCCCAGCTAGAGCTGGCTCAGAAGAAGTTACATGACTTCCAGGATGAGATTGTGGAAAACAGAGTAActagagagaaagaaatgttcaACTTCAAAAGGGCTGAG GAAGATATCTCTAGGTTACGCAGGAAGCTGGAGACCACCAAGAAGCCTGACATGGTTCCCAACTGTGATGAGATATTGATGGAAGAAATCAAGGATTACAAG GCCCGCCTGACCTGCCCATGCTGTAACATGCGCAAAAAGGATGCTGTGCTCACAAAGTGCTTTCATGTCTTCTGTTTTGAGTGTGTGAAAACACGCTATGACACCCGGCAGCGTAAGTGCCCCAAGTGCAATGCTGCCTTTGGTGCCAACGACTTCCATAGGATCTACATCGGTTGA